A region of Salinibacter sp. 10B DNA encodes the following proteins:
- a CDS encoding YdcF family protein has product MTTSGLPLDMEKPARVAEDLTTIASFLAASDLPELSSSAVASVTGRPRADLLLLLGNAVLPTIEVVAKGMQTGVARRLLIVGGNGHSTVHLREAVREASQYENVVVEGRAEAEILEDLLVNVHGLDDSNILTETESTNCGDNAEHAHALLQKRDLAPQNIILVQDPTMQRRTWASFRRVWGRDGPAQFYNCPPFVPAIRSDGGTLAFEGPDRAGLWTMERFVSLVMGEIPRLRNDTDGYGPRGRGYIVAVDIPASVEAAYQRLRDLGGDLGRSLG; this is encoded by the coding sequence ATGACGACGAGCGGTTTGCCTCTCGATATGGAGAAGCCTGCGCGTGTGGCAGAGGATCTCACGACCATAGCGTCTTTTCTCGCGGCGTCTGATCTGCCGGAGTTGTCATCGTCTGCCGTGGCAAGCGTGACCGGTAGGCCCCGTGCTGATCTGCTTCTCCTTCTCGGCAATGCTGTGCTGCCCACGATTGAGGTCGTGGCGAAGGGAATGCAAACCGGGGTGGCCCGCCGACTCCTCATTGTTGGGGGCAACGGCCATTCAACGGTGCATTTGCGGGAGGCAGTGCGGGAGGCGTCGCAATACGAGAATGTTGTCGTGGAGGGGCGGGCCGAAGCTGAGATCCTGGAAGATCTTCTCGTGAATGTTCACGGCCTTGATGACAGCAACATTCTCACCGAGACGGAATCTACGAACTGTGGGGACAATGCTGAACATGCACATGCTCTTCTTCAAAAGCGAGACCTGGCCCCGCAGAATATTATATTGGTACAGGATCCTACAATGCAGCGACGCACTTGGGCCTCGTTCCGACGCGTATGGGGACGGGATGGTCCCGCCCAGTTTTACAACTGTCCACCCTTCGTTCCTGCGATTCGCTCCGACGGCGGGACCCTTGCATTCGAGGGCCCGGACCGGGCGGGCCTGTGGACGATGGAGCGGTTTGTGTCGCTGGTGATGGGGGAGATTCCACGCCTCCGGAACGACACGGACGGCTATGGGCCGAGAGGACGAGGATACATCGTCGCCGTCGATATTCCAGCGTCGGTGGAGGCCGCCTACCAGCGGCTTCGCGATCTGGGGGGCGACCTTGGCCGATCCTTGGGGTAG
- a CDS encoding DEAD/DEAH box helicase family protein, which translates to MPVSAADLPGLDPAPDFSFRHGQRAFLIKLAKAYQEGRTDHLGVFVPGYGKTLTALASFALARAMGVADRLVVFVPRGNLRDQYADQEEMARMLRWIGAPPMQFCVADSSRVFLKNPTPIVIATYQYTCGESGNRSLQRYCRDGNPLFVLDEIHHLPEQSAWSDAVGRLPYDSLIGLSGTPLRSDGKPLFGVPHEVETTPSGHEQLQYKALHEVSLRDAHAEGEILKRIEAHVVDYTITMVEEDTGEEVEFTLAELQDEVGRDTSHLDQFFARKSLRFHDVYLDTLLSPAIGRLQEKRATLFGSGDVRNHQMLVTCMSNRHAADVLDFVERRYSWLSATRIGQDVPRDEREKRLDAYRQGDVDIMVQVDMIGEGTDIKTISVIAKLDLVSARSKTLQQIFRGMRYYDGWDEEANVCDVFTSGDLGLSQTLDWMTREVKEGLRQQKQNNETPPNKSTEDSERSEWALTGVDESDIETHRLELENNGSNSNLRVQRQPFERPDPNSLDVSAQEEELRQECAKLANRLARSLQDRGMDIHVRDVHAKAKERFRKPQSDMSLKLLRRKKQWLKRCLQMKRLK; encoded by the coding sequence ATGCCCGTATCTGCCGCCGACCTTCCCGGACTTGACCCTGCCCCCGACTTCTCGTTCCGGCACGGCCAACGGGCCTTTCTCATTAAGCTCGCGAAGGCCTACCAGGAGGGCCGGACCGATCATCTCGGCGTCTTTGTGCCCGGCTACGGCAAGACTCTGACGGCGCTCGCGTCGTTTGCCTTGGCCCGTGCCATGGGCGTTGCCGACCGACTCGTCGTCTTCGTTCCCCGCGGCAACCTGCGCGACCAGTACGCCGACCAGGAGGAGATGGCGCGGATGCTGCGCTGGATTGGGGCGCCCCCTATGCAGTTCTGCGTGGCGGACTCCAGCCGGGTCTTCCTGAAAAATCCGACCCCCATCGTCATCGCAACGTACCAGTACACCTGCGGCGAGTCTGGCAACCGGAGCCTGCAGCGCTACTGTCGGGACGGCAATCCCCTGTTCGTACTTGATGAGATCCACCACCTTCCCGAACAAAGCGCGTGGTCGGATGCCGTGGGACGGCTGCCCTACGACTCCCTGATCGGCCTCTCCGGCACCCCCCTCCGCAGCGATGGCAAGCCTCTCTTCGGCGTTCCGCACGAGGTCGAGACCACGCCCAGCGGACACGAGCAGCTGCAGTACAAGGCCCTCCACGAGGTGAGCCTCCGCGATGCTCACGCTGAAGGTGAGATCCTGAAGCGGATCGAGGCCCACGTGGTCGACTATACGATCACGATGGTGGAGGAGGATACCGGTGAGGAAGTCGAATTCACCTTGGCGGAGCTCCAGGACGAGGTCGGGCGCGACACCAGCCATCTCGACCAGTTTTTCGCCCGGAAGAGCCTCCGCTTCCACGACGTGTACCTCGACACTCTGCTGAGCCCGGCCATCGGCCGACTTCAGGAGAAGCGCGCCACGCTCTTTGGATCGGGGGACGTGCGCAACCACCAGATGCTCGTCACCTGCATGAGCAACCGGCATGCGGCCGATGTGCTCGACTTTGTCGAACGGCGCTACTCGTGGCTCTCGGCCACTCGCATTGGGCAGGACGTGCCCCGGGACGAGCGCGAAAAGCGCCTCGATGCCTACCGTCAGGGCGACGTCGACATCATGGTGCAAGTGGATATGATCGGGGAAGGGACCGACATTAAAACGATCAGCGTCATTGCGAAGCTAGACCTGGTGAGCGCCCGTTCCAAGACCCTGCAGCAGATCTTTCGGGGGATGCGGTACTACGACGGCTGGGACGAGGAGGCCAACGTCTGTGACGTGTTCACGTCCGGCGATCTCGGGCTCTCCCAAACCCTCGACTGGATGACGCGGGAGGTGAAGGAGGGCTTGCGGCAGCAGAAGCAGAACAATGAGACGCCGCCCAACAAATCGACCGAGGACAGCGAGCGCTCCGAGTGGGCGCTGACGGGCGTGGACGAGAGCGATATCGAAACGCATCGGCTTGAACTGGAGAACAACGGATCGAATTCGAATCTGCGGGTGCAGCGCCAGCCGTTTGAGCGTCCGGATCCAAATTCCCTCGACGTGTCGGCTCAGGAGGAGGAGTTGCGGCAGGAGTGTGCCAAGCTGGCCAATCGGCTTGCCCGCAGCCTTCAGGATCGAGGAATGGATATTCATGTTCGGGATGTTCACGCCAAGGCCAAAGAGCGATTCCGAAAGCCGCAGTCGGATATGAGTCTCAAGCTCTTGCGGCGAAAAAAACAGTGGCTGAAGCGGTGCTTGCAAATGAAGCGCCTCAAGTAA
- a CDS encoding 1,4-dihydroxy-2-naphthoyl-CoA synthase, translating to MISALFDPDAWTPVDGFDFEDVTYHRAQDHGTVRIAFDRPEVLNAFRPPTVDELYQALDHARQSPDVGCVLLTGNGPSEKHGKWSFSSGGDQSIRGKDGYQYEDEKGEPDESRPGRLHILEVQRLIRFMPKVVIAVVPGWAVGGGHSLHVICDLTLASREHAAFKQTDPDVASFDGGFGSALLARQVGQKKAREIFFLGKTYSAVEAVDMGMANEAVPHDELESTALTWAETINGKSPTAIRMLKYAFNAVDDGMVGQQVFAGEATRLAYMTDEAQEGRDAFLEGRDPDWSDVPWHY from the coding sequence ATGATTTCTGCGTTGTTCGATCCCGATGCCTGGACGCCGGTTGACGGGTTTGATTTTGAGGACGTCACGTACCACCGTGCTCAGGATCACGGGACGGTGCGCATTGCCTTCGACCGTCCGGAGGTACTGAACGCCTTCCGTCCCCCCACGGTCGACGAACTGTATCAGGCCCTCGATCATGCGCGTCAGAGCCCAGACGTGGGTTGCGTGCTCTTGACCGGAAATGGACCGTCGGAGAAACATGGAAAGTGGTCGTTTTCCTCAGGGGGAGACCAAAGCATTCGCGGAAAAGACGGCTATCAATATGAGGACGAAAAGGGCGAGCCCGATGAGTCGCGGCCGGGCCGTCTCCACATCCTAGAGGTGCAGCGCCTCATCCGATTCATGCCGAAGGTCGTCATTGCCGTGGTGCCGGGCTGGGCGGTCGGCGGCGGACACAGTCTGCACGTGATTTGCGACTTGACGCTCGCCAGCCGTGAGCACGCAGCGTTCAAGCAGACCGACCCCGACGTGGCCAGCTTTGACGGCGGCTTCGGCTCCGCCCTCCTCGCCCGTCAGGTGGGACAAAAGAAGGCCCGCGAGATCTTCTTCCTCGGCAAGACCTATTCGGCGGTGGAGGCCGTGGATATGGGCATGGCCAATGAGGCTGTGCCGCACGACGAACTGGAGTCGACGGCACTCACTTGGGCCGAGACCATCAACGGCAAGAGCCCGACCGCCATCCGCATGCTCAAGTACGCCTTCAACGCGGTCGACGACGGGATGGTGGGTCAACAGGTGTTTGCCGGCGAGGCCACCCGGTTGGCGTACATGACCGACGAGGCGCAGGAGGGACGCGACGCCTTTCTGGAGGGACGCGATCCTGACTGGAGCGATGTGCCCTGGCACTATTGA
- the lhgO gene encoding L-2-hydroxyglutarate oxidase has product MSTYDVAIIGGGIVGLATAYRLTEQYPDLSLTVLEKEGQLAAHQTSHNSGVIHSGVFYEPGSLKAENCREGKRALVKFCEQEGVDYEMCGKVVVAAEAHELPELDRIQKKGVANRVECTRIGAERLHELEPHVRGVEALHVPGAGIVDYHGVAQALADRIREHGHTLRTGAAVRDLHPEPKGVAIESTAGTTRARHVVNCAGLYADRVAEMSGQEGLDVQIVPFRGEYYELVPERRSLCRNLIYPVPDPNFPFLGVHFTRMVDGRVECGPSAVLAFAREGYRLGDVHWDELREILTYPGFQRLAAKHWRKGVRELLQSISKGMYVRAARHLIPELQMDDVVAGRAGVRAQALHPDGSLEDDFLIMETDRVVNVINAASPAATSALNIGSLIVQKHLADRLRQLQVPSDRNGALEGDPSSDA; this is encoded by the coding sequence ATGTCCACGTACGACGTCGCAATCATCGGTGGGGGCATCGTCGGCCTCGCCACGGCCTACCGTCTGACCGAGCAGTATCCGGATCTCTCACTCACGGTATTGGAGAAGGAGGGCCAGCTGGCGGCCCACCAGACCAGCCATAACTCCGGTGTTATTCATTCGGGCGTCTTCTATGAGCCCGGCTCGCTGAAGGCCGAAAACTGCCGGGAGGGCAAGCGGGCCCTTGTCAAATTTTGTGAGCAGGAGGGGGTGGACTACGAGATGTGCGGGAAGGTAGTCGTGGCGGCAGAAGCCCACGAACTCCCCGAGCTTGACCGTATTCAGAAGAAAGGAGTTGCCAACCGCGTGGAATGCACACGGATTGGGGCGGAGCGGTTGCACGAGTTGGAGCCGCACGTCCGAGGCGTAGAGGCACTGCACGTGCCCGGAGCAGGCATCGTGGATTATCACGGGGTCGCACAGGCCCTGGCCGATCGGATTCGTGAGCACGGCCACACGCTGCGGACCGGTGCGGCCGTCCGCGATTTGCACCCGGAACCGAAGGGGGTTGCCATCGAGAGCACGGCAGGGACGACGCGGGCCCGGCACGTTGTGAACTGTGCTGGCCTATACGCCGATCGCGTCGCCGAAATGAGCGGGCAGGAGGGGCTTGACGTTCAGATTGTGCCGTTTCGGGGCGAGTACTACGAACTGGTCCCGGAGCGCCGCTCTCTCTGTCGCAATCTCATCTATCCGGTGCCCGATCCCAATTTTCCGTTCCTGGGCGTCCACTTTACGCGGATGGTGGATGGGCGGGTGGAGTGCGGGCCGAGCGCCGTTCTCGCGTTTGCGCGCGAAGGGTACCGGTTGGGGGATGTGCATTGGGACGAGCTCCGCGAGATTCTGACGTATCCCGGCTTTCAGCGGCTGGCCGCGAAGCATTGGCGAAAGGGGGTTCGTGAGCTCCTGCAGTCCATCAGTAAGGGAATGTACGTGCGGGCGGCTCGCCACTTGATCCCTGAGTTGCAGATGGACGACGTAGTGGCCGGCCGGGCGGGCGTACGGGCCCAGGCGCTGCATCCGGATGGTAGCTTAGAGGACGACTTCCTCATCATGGAGACGGACCGCGTGGTAAACGTCATCAACGCCGCGTCGCCGGCGGCCACCTCGGCGCTCAATATCGGCTCGCTCATTGTTCAGAAGCACCTCGCCGACCGGTTGAGGCAACTGCAGGTGCCATCGGATCGAAACGGGGCACTGGAGGGGGACCCCTCTTCGGATGCGTAA
- a CDS encoding peroxidase-related enzyme (This protein belongs to a clade of uncharacterized proteins related to peroxidases such as the alkylhydroperoxidase AhpD.), translating into MAWIDTIDLDTADEQLRERYEEIISARGKVSNIMKAHSLNPAAMASHLELYDTLLFDGSSPLSRAEREAIAVVVSAENDCTYCIDHHQQALAAYWSQDRAERLATDYRLMSDLNEQLQAACETATKLTRSPNAMTEGDVDTLRNAGWSDRAVLDIVLVTAYFNFVNRIATGLGVEVTPEEVSGYDYDPHTARDSEE; encoded by the coding sequence ATGGCCTGGATCGATACGATCGACCTCGATACTGCCGACGAGCAGCTCCGCGAACGCTATGAGGAGATTATAAGCGCGCGGGGGAAGGTGTCCAATATTATGAAGGCCCACAGCCTGAACCCGGCAGCAATGGCGTCCCATCTGGAGCTCTACGATACGCTGCTGTTTGACGGGTCTTCTCCTCTTTCCCGGGCGGAGCGAGAAGCCATTGCAGTCGTTGTTTCTGCCGAGAACGACTGCACGTACTGCATCGATCACCACCAGCAGGCGCTCGCGGCCTATTGGTCTCAAGACCGTGCCGAACGCTTGGCAACGGACTACCGCCTGATGTCAGATTTGAATGAACAGCTACAGGCCGCCTGCGAGACCGCAACGAAGCTTACCCGCTCGCCGAATGCGATGACGGAGGGAGACGTGGACACTTTACGCAATGCTGGATGGTCGGACCGGGCCGTTCTCGACATCGTTCTCGTCACGGCGTACTTCAACTTCGTCAATCGAATCGCGACGGGGCTTGGGGTCGAGGTCACGCCGGAGGAGGTATCCGGCTACGACTATGATCCGCACACGGCGCGGGATTCGGAGGAGTAG
- a CDS encoding PorV/PorQ family protein produces MSPSRMARRGVVVLLLTLIGIAPAHGQRIAKYGADFLAGGVDARALGMGGAYVSLADEVSAGYWNPAGLSHLSYPEISYMHVERFAGAVSFDYGGVALPVTERSTVGISAFRSGVNDIVNTLEAWNPDRGTPVGSYESRITRFSAADWALFVNYSRRLNDRLTLGINFKGIHRSIGDFAEAWGYSMDVAAQYRTGPYRFGAVIRDVSTMLQSWSVNPSAFDVNCTNPVDNEPFEACINPETDSVYTGNAARYQAVFSQEIPSGGTALVLPVARLGSGAVWPIGDGHRLTLGLDVDVAVDGQGAFVPNVGDVSFHPRLGAAFSYKGVVELRSGLQRIQYGKNIGLDLTPSVGAGLDLQQVSIDFSFGDFAGLTAQDLGYSYRISAQLRLEQPGLQRGEEGDGEQ; encoded by the coding sequence ATGTCTCCTTCCCGGATGGCCCGACGGGGCGTCGTCGTTCTTCTTCTGACCCTGATCGGCATCGCCCCAGCCCACGGTCAACGCATTGCCAAATACGGGGCCGACTTCCTCGCCGGCGGCGTGGATGCGCGGGCCCTCGGCATGGGCGGAGCCTACGTGAGCCTCGCCGATGAGGTGAGCGCGGGATACTGGAATCCGGCCGGCCTGAGCCACCTCAGCTACCCCGAAATCAGCTACATGCACGTCGAGCGGTTCGCCGGGGCCGTCTCGTTCGACTACGGCGGCGTGGCGCTCCCGGTCACCGAACGCTCGACCGTGGGCATCTCGGCCTTCCGGAGCGGCGTCAATGACATCGTCAATACGCTGGAAGCCTGGAATCCGGACCGCGGAACGCCAGTGGGAAGCTACGAGAGCCGCATCACGCGCTTCTCGGCAGCCGACTGGGCCCTCTTCGTCAACTACAGCCGCCGCCTGAACGACCGTCTCACCCTTGGGATCAACTTCAAGGGCATTCATCGCTCCATCGGCGACTTTGCCGAGGCCTGGGGCTACAGCATGGACGTGGCGGCGCAATACCGCACCGGTCCCTACCGCTTTGGCGCTGTCATTCGCGACGTGTCGACCATGCTGCAGAGCTGGAGCGTAAACCCCAGTGCGTTCGACGTCAACTGCACGAATCCAGTGGACAACGAACCGTTCGAGGCCTGCATCAACCCCGAAACCGACTCGGTGTATACCGGCAACGCGGCACGATACCAGGCCGTGTTCTCCCAGGAGATTCCGTCCGGCGGCACTGCCCTCGTGCTCCCGGTGGCGCGGCTTGGATCCGGGGCGGTGTGGCCAATCGGCGACGGACACCGGCTCACCCTGGGACTCGACGTGGACGTGGCGGTGGACGGACAGGGCGCCTTTGTGCCCAACGTTGGCGACGTGTCCTTCCACCCGCGCCTCGGCGCCGCGTTCAGCTACAAGGGCGTGGTGGAGCTCCGAAGTGGCCTTCAGCGCATCCAGTACGGCAAAAATATTGGGCTCGACTTGACGCCCTCCGTTGGCGCCGGGCTCGACCTGCAGCAGGTCTCTATCGACTTCAGCTTCGGCGACTTTGCCGGGCTCACGGCGCAGGACCTCGGCTATTCCTACCGCATCTCGGCCCAGCTCCGTCTCGAACAGCCCGGACTTCAACGGGGCGAGGAAGGCGACGGCGAGCAGTAG
- the rsmB gene encoding 16S rRNA (cytosine(967)-C(5))-methyltransferase RsmB — MSSSTDSISSSRYLALEHLERVDHDEAFVERLQADDADARTRRQARELVAGVTRQRRWLDFVLAEAYHDDYDSMESRLRHILRLGLYELLFQSTPTRAVVHQYVELAKQTLRPGAGNLVNALLRTIDRDRQHIPNPDTGDDAEDLAIRYSHPTWMVRRWLDRFGLDETPDLLEWNNRRPMYSVRINPLRTNRDAVEDWLDEHDVIFTGSPYLDTHLRLKRLQPLVQGDLLDDGHVAVQDESAGLVVQLLDPQPGDTIVDGCAAPGGKTMAMAARLDGEGTILAIDSNESRLEKVTEGAIAQGTEDVVETEAADLTAMADLPEPPQADRVLLDVPCSGLGVLAKRADLRWQRSPEDLDELAALQDDLLDAAATMVRPGGLLVYSTCTIEPEENEQRIDAFLARHPDFTIESAEGFVPDDVVSDKGFLATLPHRHRTDGAFAVRLRHVTS, encoded by the coding sequence ATGTCGTCTTCGACCGATTCGATCTCGTCCTCCCGCTACCTCGCCCTCGAACACCTGGAGCGGGTCGACCACGATGAGGCCTTCGTGGAGCGCCTACAGGCCGATGATGCTGATGCCCGCACCCGCCGACAAGCGCGCGAGCTGGTGGCCGGCGTCACTCGACAGCGCCGGTGGCTCGACTTCGTGCTTGCAGAAGCGTACCACGACGATTACGACTCGATGGAGTCTCGCCTCCGCCACATCCTGCGGCTTGGGCTTTACGAACTCCTCTTTCAGTCGACGCCCACCCGAGCGGTGGTTCACCAGTACGTGGAGCTTGCAAAGCAGACCCTCCGACCGGGGGCGGGCAACCTCGTCAATGCCCTTCTCCGCACCATCGACCGGGACCGGCAGCACATTCCCAACCCGGACACCGGAGACGACGCAGAGGACCTGGCCATTCGCTACTCCCACCCCACCTGGATGGTCCGACGGTGGCTGGACCGGTTCGGGCTGGACGAAACGCCCGACCTTCTGGAGTGGAATAATCGTCGGCCCATGTACAGCGTCCGGATCAACCCGCTTCGCACGAATCGGGACGCGGTGGAGGACTGGCTCGACGAGCACGACGTCATCTTTACCGGCTCGCCCTACCTCGACACCCATCTTCGATTAAAACGGCTTCAGCCTCTCGTGCAGGGCGACCTTCTCGACGACGGGCACGTGGCAGTTCAGGATGAGAGTGCGGGCCTCGTAGTGCAGCTTCTCGACCCGCAGCCGGGCGACACGATTGTCGACGGCTGTGCCGCCCCTGGGGGGAAAACGATGGCGATGGCTGCTCGCCTCGACGGTGAGGGCACCATTCTCGCGATCGACTCCAATGAGAGTCGTCTAGAGAAGGTCACGGAAGGCGCGATTGCACAAGGCACCGAGGATGTGGTCGAAACGGAGGCCGCCGACCTTACGGCGATGGCCGACCTTCCGGAGCCCCCGCAGGCCGACCGTGTGTTGCTTGATGTACCGTGCTCGGGGCTGGGGGTGCTCGCCAAACGGGCCGACCTCCGCTGGCAGCGATCGCCCGAGGATCTCGACGAGCTCGCGGCGCTACAAGACGACCTCCTCGACGCGGCTGCAACCATGGTGCGGCCCGGCGGCCTTCTGGTCTACAGCACGTGCACCATCGAGCCGGAAGAAAACGAACAGCGGATTGATGCCTTTCTCGCCCGCCACCCCGACTTCACAATAGAGTCGGCCGAGGGGTTTGTGCCCGACGATGTGGTGTCGGACAAAGGCTTTCTTGCCACCCTTCCCCATCGACACCGCACCGACGGGGCCTTCGCCGTCCGCCTCCGACACGTAACATCCTGA
- a CDS encoding S8 family peptidase yields MTYRPTVFFPTIAALACALLLAGCTSSQPTTSSSPQTESPSQSESPQSETNTSASQSAASDTSARETALPSKAPQDWFHLDGASARIPGLATRTAYETVLKNRSPQDTVVVAIIDSGVDVEHEDLSVTTWTNDDEVPGNNEDDDGNGYVDDVNGWNFIGGPNGKNVNQDTYELTRLYVKFRERFADVDSAEVPSGQRDAYQRFQTLKAKFQKKRQQAKQELANVRKARDAVQFSEKILTEYLGTDSLSQAAVDTISTSEQKVSRAREILQYFYNQNLGPEDIYEYYDALKRRVEYNYNPDFNPRSIVGDDYADKTERYYGNNDVTGPDANHGTHVGGIVAAARNNDVGINGIATAVRIMSVRTVPNGDERDKDVANAIRYAANNGADVINMSFGKGYSPSKEVVDAAVQFADSMDVLMVHAAGNDGADVDTTENYPTRNYLGGGQAQHWIEVGASSWKGESDLAAPFSNYGDETVDVFAPGRAIYSTVPENKYERNSGTSMAAPMVSGVAALIMAYFPELTTAQVRSIILETATSYKDVQVRRPGGSDKIPFGQLSRTGAVVNAHAALQRAAEVSPQ; encoded by the coding sequence ATGACGTACCGCCCCACGGTTTTCTTCCCCACGATTGCCGCGCTTGCGTGTGCCCTCTTGCTGGCCGGGTGCACCTCCAGCCAGCCCACAACGTCCTCCTCCCCCCAAACGGAATCGCCTTCCCAATCCGAGTCGCCCCAGTCCGAAACGAACACATCGGCCTCTCAATCGGCAGCATCCGACACGTCCGCCCGGGAGACGGCCCTTCCTTCGAAAGCCCCGCAAGACTGGTTTCACCTCGATGGCGCATCGGCGCGCATTCCAGGCCTCGCCACCCGCACGGCCTACGAGACGGTGCTGAAGAACCGCTCCCCGCAAGACACTGTCGTGGTTGCCATCATCGACTCCGGCGTCGACGTGGAGCACGAGGACCTGAGTGTGACCACCTGGACGAACGACGACGAGGTGCCCGGCAACAACGAAGACGATGACGGCAATGGGTACGTCGACGACGTGAACGGATGGAATTTCATCGGCGGCCCCAACGGCAAAAATGTCAACCAAGACACCTACGAGTTGACGCGGCTCTACGTCAAGTTTCGGGAGCGTTTTGCCGATGTAGACTCGGCAGAGGTGCCCTCCGGCCAGCGCGATGCATATCAGCGCTTCCAGACCCTCAAAGCAAAGTTCCAGAAGAAACGACAGCAGGCAAAACAGGAACTCGCCAACGTCCGCAAGGCCCGGGATGCCGTACAGTTCTCAGAAAAGATCCTCACCGAGTACCTCGGGACCGACTCGCTCTCGCAGGCCGCCGTCGACACCATCTCAACCTCCGAGCAGAAGGTGTCTCGCGCCCGGGAGATCCTCCAGTACTTTTACAACCAGAATCTCGGGCCGGAAGACATCTATGAGTACTACGATGCCCTGAAGCGGCGGGTGGAATACAACTACAACCCCGACTTCAATCCGCGCTCCATCGTGGGTGACGATTACGCCGACAAGACGGAGCGGTACTACGGCAACAACGACGTGACCGGCCCCGATGCCAACCATGGCACGCACGTGGGCGGCATCGTGGCTGCTGCCAGAAACAACGACGTCGGCATCAACGGCATCGCCACCGCTGTGCGTATCATGTCCGTCCGCACCGTGCCAAATGGCGATGAGCGCGATAAGGATGTCGCCAACGCCATTCGCTACGCCGCCAACAACGGCGCGGACGTCATCAACATGAGCTTTGGAAAAGGATATTCCCCCTCCAAAGAGGTTGTGGATGCTGCCGTGCAGTTCGCTGACTCGATGGACGTGCTTATGGTACACGCAGCGGGCAATGACGGGGCCGACGTGGACACGACCGAAAACTACCCGACGCGAAACTACCTGGGGGGCGGACAGGCGCAACACTGGATCGAGGTTGGCGCCTCTTCGTGGAAGGGCGAGTCGGACCTGGCTGCCCCTTTCAGCAACTATGGAGACGAGACGGTGGATGTGTTCGCGCCGGGTCGCGCCATCTACTCGACCGTGCCAGAAAACAAGTACGAGCGCAATTCGGGCACGAGTATGGCCGCCCCGATGGTGTCGGGGGTAGCGGCACTTATCATGGCCTACTTTCCGGAGCTCACGACGGCCCAGGTGCGGTCTATTATCCTGGAAACCGCTACGTCCTACAAGGACGTGCAGGTAAGAAGACCCGGAGGATCGGATAAAATTCCCTTCGGGCAGTTGTCCCGTACGGGGGCCGTTGTCAATGCTCACGCCGCGCTCCAGCGGGCCGCCGAGGTGAGCCCGCAGTGA
- a CDS encoding LPP20 family lipoprotein → MHRLDRVVLSVFVLSGLAFGLTGCSGGATAQQTASSPPNWFLSPDEAYSESRYLTAVSSASTAQAAQDKAFGNLARIFEADIQASQALREEYEEVQRGGNVTQSQQDTRMITRSDIRSNQKLLNSEVLEQQQVGDTYYAMVGMERQETVSIYTEEIETNRRKIKDYRATAQQTENPITRLAFLQKALVFAKVNDRLVTQRNIVAGGAAPSTGASPVTALEKSVREAQAACPVVVQAASDDIPSSIVDQVGATLETAGFRVVASPEEAILEARVKYNERPALESRDQEFLRWTLAIELTDRTIQQTLETFTTEQRAGAMSEAALKRRAHNGARRAVENDFSTFLNQTLLNINQ, encoded by the coding sequence ATGCATCGCCTCGATCGCGTCGTTCTCTCTGTGTTCGTTCTGAGCGGGCTCGCCTTTGGATTAACGGGTTGCTCCGGAGGGGCCACGGCCCAGCAAACCGCGTCGTCGCCACCGAACTGGTTTCTGAGTCCGGATGAGGCCTACAGTGAAAGTCGGTATCTCACCGCGGTCTCCTCCGCCTCGACGGCACAGGCCGCTCAGGACAAGGCGTTTGGCAACCTGGCCCGCATTTTTGAGGCCGACATTCAGGCAAGCCAGGCGCTCCGCGAGGAGTACGAGGAGGTACAACGGGGAGGCAACGTGACCCAGAGCCAACAGGACACGCGCATGATTACGCGTTCTGACATCCGGTCCAACCAGAAGCTGTTGAACTCAGAAGTGCTGGAGCAACAGCAAGTGGGAGATACCTATTACGCAATGGTTGGAATGGAACGCCAGGAGACGGTCAGTATCTACACCGAAGAAATTGAGACCAACCGGCGCAAGATCAAGGACTACCGGGCCACGGCCCAGCAGACGGAGAATCCGATTACTCGGCTTGCCTTTTTGCAGAAGGCCCTTGTGTTCGCCAAGGTCAATGATCGGCTGGTTACGCAGCGCAACATTGTGGCTGGCGGAGCGGCTCCGAGCACGGGCGCGTCCCCCGTCACGGCGTTGGAAAAATCCGTGCGAGAGGCTCAGGCGGCATGTCCGGTGGTCGTCCAGGCGGCATCCGACGATATTCCGTCGTCTATCGTGGACCAGGTGGGGGCCACCCTGGAAACGGCGGGCTTTCGGGTGGTTGCGTCGCCGGAGGAAGCAATCCTGGAGGCGCGAGTGAAGTACAACGAGCGTCCGGCCCTGGAAAGCCGGGACCAGGAGTTTTTACGGTGGACCCTTGCCATTGAGTTGACCGACCGTACGATTCAGCAAACCCTTGAAACCTTTACGACCGAGCAGCGCGCCGGGGCGATGTCGGAGGCCGCACTGAAGCGACGGGCCCACAATGGGGCGCGGCGAGCCGTGGAAAATGACTTCTCCACATTTCTTAATCAGACTCTTCTGAATATCAACCAGTAG